One genomic region from Roseofilum casamattae BLCC-M143 encodes:
- a CDS encoding transposase — MLYLSPYSPDFNPIELWWSQLKSFLRCFAPTNAAMVDSFLAVALHLINPQHLRNWFAHCCYCAS; from the coding sequence GTGCTGTATCTATCTCCCTACTCTCCTGATTTTAATCCAATTGAGCTTTGGTGGTCACAGCTTAAATCTTTTCTACGCTGTTTTGCTCCAACCAACGCTGCTATGGTTGATTCCTTTTTAGCCGTCGCTCTGCATTTAATCAATCCTCAGCATTTACGAAATTGGTTTGCTCATTGCTGTTACTGTGCCTCATAA
- a CDS encoding putative PEP-binding protein has protein sequence MTEHSRTKLYQLGEIEAYDRSEVGDRAWYLSQLARLGYPVLPGAVIGNSIRQQFLRSITWSDRRSDPLLADFPDSSFHIPGDRSGQLREIARTIRDRIVTTPLPAFLTSELWQRVDRWQSPWLLCRSSLSLPGKTDTPSVTFWQPVIVRAEATALARGIQQIWAESFSSKSLLYWQHLEIELARTIVGVLIQPFDDRSIGGTIALNGPRAVVRSTWGLGLALGQPELDSDRFSIQLHPYQLQEQELGQKSIVYGLGQDSDRLQEATSRKRTPIASLASHKSPDLQSYALEEPWSQEFSLETTDLRQLADRMTPLVSQWSAGVSFEWIGKPSVNWHITDVVPHQVGGTQLSQRPLQGLGAAPGIAVGSAVVVSAGDRSGSQKQPNAAIVAGKILVAEALSLENLWMVTQARGLIIEQGGLTNHAAILARELGIPAIVAVPKATTNLRTGDRLRMDGTAGDIKGISEIESQSDSSGRPSIESEEPRSSHPQGTQVWVNLSQPRSIALASQLNVDGVGLLRAELLAATCSPLGNGDRFITQWAEHLQQFARAFFPRPVYYRSFDRWFATSDCPRGAMAYRVNTPSSKSFELELQALEELHRRGDRNIHLLLPFVRAVEDVAYVRDRIKRYRLSEMQLWMMVEVPAVLFGIADFVTAGIDGFSLGTNDLIPLLLGSDRYTAPESLSSNLNRGVMNGLQHCIAAAKSAGVPCSICGQATMNYPHLIGDLVSWGITSISVDLHSVPRVRDAITHIPHDKM, from the coding sequence ATGACCGAACATTCGAGGACAAAACTCTATCAGCTCGGTGAGATTGAAGCGTACGATCGCTCGGAAGTGGGCGATCGCGCTTGGTATTTGAGTCAGTTAGCGCGTCTTGGCTATCCCGTCCTTCCTGGAGCGGTCATTGGCAATAGTATTCGTCAGCAATTCTTGCGTTCTATTACTTGGTCCGATCGCCGCTCGGATCCTTTACTGGCTGATTTCCCCGACTCCTCATTTCATATTCCTGGCGATCGCAGCGGGCAACTGCGCGAGATTGCCCGAACCATTCGCGATCGCATTGTAACTACTCCTCTCCCGGCTTTCCTAACCTCTGAGTTATGGCAGAGAGTAGACCGGTGGCAGAGTCCTTGGCTGCTCTGTCGTTCGTCCTTAAGCCTACCGGGCAAAACCGACACTCCATCCGTCACATTTTGGCAACCAGTTATCGTTCGTGCCGAAGCAACCGCGTTAGCTCGAGGCATTCAACAAATTTGGGCAGAAAGTTTTAGCAGTAAAAGCCTGCTCTACTGGCAACATCTGGAGATTGAATTGGCTCGCACGATCGTTGGCGTTCTCATCCAACCCTTCGACGATCGCTCGATCGGCGGAACGATCGCACTGAACGGCCCCAGGGCCGTCGTCCGCTCGACGTGGGGATTGGGACTGGCTTTAGGTCAACCCGAGTTAGATAGCGATCGCTTCTCGATACAACTACATCCCTACCAACTGCAAGAGCAAGAGTTGGGGCAAAAGTCGATTGTTTATGGTTTGGGACAGGACTCAGATCGTTTGCAGGAGGCGACCTCAAGGAAACGAACTCCAATCGCTTCTCTCGCGAGCCATAAATCCCCAGACCTCCAATCTTATGCGCTTGAAGAACCTTGGAGTCAGGAATTTAGCTTAGAGACAACCGATTTGCGCCAATTAGCCGATCGCATGACTCCTCTAGTCTCTCAGTGGTCTGCAGGGGTATCCTTCGAGTGGATTGGTAAGCCTTCGGTGAATTGGCACATTACAGATGTTGTTCCGCACCAGGTTGGTGGCACTCAACTGTCTCAGAGACCTTTGCAGGGTTTAGGAGCTGCGCCAGGGATTGCTGTCGGTTCGGCTGTCGTAGTTTCGGCGGGCGATCGCTCTGGGAGTCAGAAGCAACCGAACGCAGCCATAGTGGCGGGGAAAATTTTGGTGGCAGAGGCTCTGTCCCTGGAGAATTTGTGGATGGTGACTCAAGCAAGGGGTTTGATTATCGAGCAAGGGGGACTGACGAACCACGCTGCAATTTTGGCCAGAGAATTAGGGATTCCAGCCATTGTGGCCGTTCCCAAAGCTACGACAAATTTGCGAACGGGCGATCGCCTCCGCATGGATGGTACTGCGGGAGATATCAAAGGGATTTCCGAGATAGAGAGTCAATCGGATTCATCTGGCAGACCGTCCATTGAGTCGGAGGAACCCCGCTCCAGCCATCCCCAGGGAACTCAAGTATGGGTGAATCTCTCGCAACCGCGATCGATCGCTCTGGCTTCTCAGTTAAATGTTGATGGGGTGGGATTATTGCGAGCCGAGCTATTAGCTGCAACTTGTTCTCCTCTGGGAAATGGCGATCGCTTTATTACTCAGTGGGCGGAACATCTACAACAATTTGCCCGCGCTTTTTTTCCCCGTCCGGTTTATTATCGTTCTTTCGATCGCTGGTTTGCCACATCAGATTGCCCGCGCGGAGCCATGGCCTACCGAGTCAATACTCCCAGTTCAAAATCCTTTGAATTAGAATTGCAAGCCTTAGAAGAGCTGCACCGTCGGGGCGATCGCAATATACATTTGCTGTTGCCGTTCGTGCGAGCTGTGGAAGATGTTGCCTATGTGCGCGATCGAATTAAACGCTACAGGCTGTCAGAAATGCAACTGTGGATGATGGTTGAGGTTCCGGCTGTCTTGTTTGGTATTGCGGATTTTGTGACGGCTGGGATTGATGGCTTCAGTTTGGGGACAAACGATCTCATTCCCCTGCTGTTAGGCAGCGATCGCTATACGGCTCCTGAGAGTCTATCCTCCAATCTCAATCGGGGAGTGATGAATGGGTTGCAACACTGCATCGCCGCAGCGAAGAGTGCTGGAGTCCCTTGCAGTATTTGCGGCCAAGCCACGATGAATTATCCCCATTTAATTGGCGATCTCGTCAGTTGGGGAATTACTTCAATTTCTGTCGATCTACATTCAGTCCCTCGAGTTCGAGACGCTATAACCCACATTCCGCACGACAAAATGTAG
- the infB gene encoding translation initiation factor IF-2 yields the protein MNNGKVRIYELSKELNLENHYVLTLCDRLNIAYKSHSSTISEAEAEQIRAYASEHPPDKTTHHRSKPQLANSAPIKKKPQILEIHRKKGDRDSGRSSSRSDTATIDAQERSPLQSPPRRPAAPTEPSQPQSTLQKPDISLPQAEAPSPPVGADLPAPSVSTIDTEAPPIAQSAAPPKTDSQEQSPSTPKSPVARQTTSIPTTAEPAPSKQLIGPPSRPVKPSRNKGAASVPAASKGEGSHSTNSVPTKPGKPSGGKSPKPPRLRREQNERPQKSASPSESGDGKKAPVVKPVLAREGSKSDSAGPARKQQRTPQSAEVAASSNKPRKPKPEIISHKEKSADSLRPRPVRPAAGSPSSSDEEYDVLASPEMGIETEQQEPGTLELKRPTLRPTKKVKKYSQEEEEEETGKQNKSGKGAGKKRRPQIIEDDLDDDLDDLDDGEQAAEVSLSLARPAKPKSMAVAAKPAATASTKKRSSGNRDRNRSRRGGNKPAEKVQRPEIITLTGELMVRDLAEMLVVPETDVVKSLFYKGIAATVTQTLDLETATWVARELGVEVETPEAESDAKKVTQMLAAEDLENLNRRPPVVTIMGHVDHGKTTLLDAIRQTKVAASEAGGITQHIGAYHVDVEHDDKVQQVVFLDTPGHEAFTAMRARGTRVTDIAILVVAADDGVRPQTIEAIGHAKAAEVPIVVAINKIDKEGASPDRVKQELMEHGLVPEEWGGDAIMVPVSAIQGENLDTLLEMLLLVSEIEELSANPDRLAKGTIIEAHLDKARGPVATFLVQNGTLRIGDSVVAGACVGKVRAMVDDRGERVEEALPSFAVEVLGLSEVPSAGDEFESIADEREAKALANSRAQEQRESRLQQALASRRVTLSNLSSQAAEGELKELNLILKGDVQGSVEAILGSLQQLPQNEVQLRILLASAGEVTETDVDLAAASNAVIIAFNTTFASGARATADRTGVDVREYDIIYNLLDDIEGAMEGLLDPEMVEESLGTVEVRAVFAVGKGSVAGCYIQSGKAIRNCNIRIQRGRDTIYEGFLDSLRRERDDVKEVNSGFECGVGVDKFTSWQVGDLIHTYRMVTKRRTLSS from the coding sequence ATGAACAACGGCAAAGTCAGAATATACGAGTTATCCAAGGAATTAAATTTGGAAAATCATTACGTCTTAACTCTTTGCGATCGATTGAATATAGCTTATAAAAGTCATAGCAGCACGATCTCCGAAGCCGAAGCGGAGCAAATTCGTGCTTATGCCAGCGAACACCCCCCCGACAAAACCACTCATCACCGTTCCAAGCCCCAGCTTGCCAATAGTGCTCCCATTAAGAAGAAACCGCAAATCTTAGAGATTCATCGTAAAAAAGGCGACCGAGACTCTGGCAGAAGCTCGTCGCGCTCGGACACTGCAACCATTGATGCCCAAGAGCGATCGCCACTGCAATCCCCTCCCAGGCGGCCGGCTGCTCCCACTGAGCCCAGCCAACCCCAATCCACCTTACAAAAACCTGACATTTCTCTTCCTCAGGCCGAAGCTCCTTCGCCTCCTGTCGGCGCTGACCTCCCAGCCCCCTCAGTGTCAACGATCGATACCGAAGCCCCGCCCATTGCTCAAAGTGCGGCTCCGCCGAAAACCGATAGCCAAGAGCAATCTCCCTCAACTCCCAAATCTCCAGTCGCCAGACAAACGACTTCAATCCCCACAACAGCAGAACCAGCCCCGAGCAAGCAACTGATCGGGCCGCCTTCGCGTCCGGTGAAACCGAGTCGGAACAAAGGAGCCGCTTCAGTCCCAGCCGCCAGCAAAGGAGAAGGTTCCCACTCAACGAACTCTGTTCCAACCAAACCGGGTAAACCCAGTGGAGGTAAATCCCCCAAACCGCCTCGCTTGCGACGAGAGCAGAACGAGCGTCCGCAAAAGAGCGCGTCCCCATCAGAAAGTGGCGACGGGAAAAAAGCACCAGTTGTCAAACCGGTACTCGCTCGAGAGGGTAGTAAAAGTGATAGTGCCGGACCGGCTCGGAAGCAACAGAGAACGCCCCAATCTGCTGAAGTTGCTGCATCTTCAAACAAACCGAGAAAGCCAAAACCGGAAATCATCAGTCACAAAGAAAAGTCAGCTGACTCCCTTCGTCCTCGCCCCGTCCGACCGGCCGCTGGCTCGCCCAGTAGCAGCGATGAGGAGTACGATGTGCTCGCCAGCCCGGAAATGGGAATAGAGACCGAACAGCAAGAGCCAGGGACTCTCGAGCTAAAACGTCCCACCCTCCGTCCGACCAAGAAAGTGAAGAAATACTCGCAAGAGGAAGAGGAAGAGGAAACCGGAAAACAAAACAAATCTGGTAAAGGTGCCGGTAAAAAACGCCGTCCGCAAATTATTGAGGACGATCTCGACGACGATCTCGACGATCTCGATGATGGAGAACAAGCGGCTGAAGTCAGTTTGTCTCTGGCTCGTCCGGCCAAACCCAAGTCTATGGCCGTTGCTGCCAAACCTGCAGCAACGGCAAGTACGAAGAAGCGATCGTCGGGGAATCGCGATCGCAACCGGTCTCGCCGTGGCGGGAATAAACCCGCCGAAAAAGTCCAAAGACCGGAAATAATTACCCTGACGGGCGAGTTAATGGTACGAGACCTGGCCGAGATGTTGGTGGTTCCGGAAACCGATGTCGTCAAATCCTTGTTCTACAAAGGGATTGCGGCTACAGTGACGCAAACTCTGGATTTGGAAACCGCCACTTGGGTTGCCCGCGAGTTAGGCGTTGAGGTCGAAACGCCAGAGGCCGAATCCGATGCGAAGAAAGTAACTCAGATGCTGGCAGCCGAGGATTTAGAGAACCTGAATCGCCGACCTCCTGTGGTAACAATTATGGGACACGTGGATCACGGAAAAACCACCCTACTCGATGCCATTCGCCAAACCAAGGTGGCGGCCTCCGAAGCAGGAGGGATTACCCAACATATCGGTGCCTACCACGTGGATGTGGAACACGATGACAAGGTGCAGCAAGTAGTATTCTTAGATACTCCGGGTCACGAGGCATTCACGGCTATGCGCGCCCGAGGTACCCGAGTTACGGATATCGCGATCTTGGTCGTAGCAGCCGATGATGGCGTCCGCCCGCAAACGATTGAAGCGATCGGCCACGCCAAAGCAGCGGAAGTTCCTATCGTGGTTGCGATTAACAAAATTGACAAAGAAGGGGCGTCTCCCGATCGCGTGAAACAGGAGCTGATGGAACACGGACTGGTTCCCGAAGAATGGGGAGGCGATGCGATTATGGTTCCGGTGAGTGCCATTCAAGGCGAGAACTTAGACACTCTCCTGGAAATGCTCTTGCTAGTTTCCGAAATTGAGGAACTCTCTGCCAATCCCGATCGCCTGGCCAAAGGAACCATCATTGAAGCTCACCTGGATAAAGCCAGGGGACCCGTTGCCACCTTCCTCGTCCAAAATGGTACCCTGCGCATCGGCGATTCTGTCGTCGCCGGAGCTTGTGTCGGTAAAGTCCGGGCCATGGTTGACGATCGAGGCGAACGGGTGGAAGAAGCCCTACCTTCATTCGCTGTGGAGGTCTTGGGACTGAGCGAAGTTCCTTCGGCTGGCGATGAGTTTGAAAGCATTGCCGACGAACGAGAAGCGAAGGCCCTTGCCAATAGCCGCGCTCAAGAACAGCGGGAATCTCGCCTGCAACAAGCTTTGGCATCTCGTCGCGTCACTTTGAGCAACCTCAGCAGCCAAGCTGCCGAAGGAGAACTCAAAGAACTCAACTTGATTCTGAAAGGAGACGTGCAAGGTTCGGTGGAAGCCATTCTCGGATCCCTGCAACAACTGCCGCAAAATGAAGTCCAACTGCGCATTCTCCTCGCTTCTGCTGGAGAAGTTACCGAGACGGATGTGGATTTGGCGGCAGCCTCTAATGCCGTCATCATTGCCTTCAATACAACATTTGCTAGCGGCGCTCGAGCTACTGCCGATCGCACGGGAGTTGACGTGCGCGAATACGACATCATCTATAACCTGTTGGATGATATCGAAGGAGCCATGGAAGGATTGCTCGATCCCGAAATGGTGGAGGAATCCCTCGGTACCGTGGAAGTGCGCGCCGTTTTTGCGGTGGGCAAAGGCTCGGTCGCTGGATGTTATATTCAGTCCGGTAAAGCCATTCGCAACTGCAACATTCGCATTCAGCGCGGCCGGGATACGATCTATGAAGGATTCCTTGATTCTTTGCGTCGGGAACGCGATGATGTCAAGGAAGTTAATTCTGGCTTTGAATGCGGAGTTGGCGTGGATAAGTTCACCAGTTGGCAGGTGGGCGATCTGATTCACACCTATCGGATGGTGACCAAACGGCGTACGCTATCGTCCTAA
- a CDS encoding YlxR family protein, which translates to MKPNQRRCLSCRRVDSKEAFWRIVRVYPDRTIQLDGGMGRSAYLCPQADCLKAAEKKNRLAKSLRATVPPSIYETLWSRLSH; encoded by the coding sequence ATGAAACCCAACCAACGGCGTTGTCTGAGCTGTCGCCGAGTTGACAGCAAAGAGGCTTTTTGGCGGATTGTCAGAGTCTATCCCGATCGTACCATCCAACTCGATGGAGGAATGGGGCGCTCTGCTTACCTTTGTCCCCAAGCAGATTGTCTCAAAGCTGCGGAAAAGAAGAATCGCCTGGCGAAATCTCTGCGAGCAACCGTTCCGCCCTCAATTTACGAGACACTTTGGTCTCGTTTGTCGCACTAA
- the nusA gene encoding transcription termination factor NusA: MSMVELPGLKTLVESISKERNLPKSAVQAALREALMKGYERYRKAQHLDSFDEDYFDNFDVQLDLDEGGFSIVATKLVIEEVTNSDHQISLDVVRERYKEAQLGDTIVQDVTPLQKDFGRMAAIQTKQVLAQKLRDQQRKLIQEEFQDLEGEVLQARVLRFERQSVILAVTSGYGQPEVEAELPKREQLPNDNYRANATFKVFLKKVGSGSHRGPQLIVSRADAGLVVYLFENEVPEIEDEVVRIVAVAREANPPSRYVGPRTKIAVDTLERDVDPVGACIGARGSRIQVVVNELRGEKIDVIRWSPDPATYIANALSPARVDAVYLIDPEVRQAHVLVSEDQLSLAIGKEGQNVRLAARLTGWKIDIKDGALYDADAEQEKMAAIMEARHEAEAEAQSELEAETSDLEEPEDVVAPTAATDDFPLAEPDETLSDSGVPNLVESEEEEAIASEFVSTKEDENNEE; encoded by the coding sequence ATGTCAATGGTTGAATTGCCTGGACTCAAAACATTAGTGGAGAGTATCAGCAAAGAACGGAATTTGCCGAAAAGTGCCGTACAGGCTGCCCTGAGAGAAGCTCTGATGAAAGGCTACGAACGCTACCGCAAAGCCCAACATCTCGACAGCTTTGATGAAGACTATTTCGACAACTTTGATGTCCAGCTCGATTTGGATGAAGGAGGATTCTCCATTGTTGCCACGAAACTCGTCATCGAAGAAGTTACCAACTCCGACCATCAAATCTCCTTAGATGTGGTTCGCGAGCGATACAAGGAAGCTCAATTGGGCGATACCATTGTTCAAGACGTTACCCCTCTGCAAAAAGACTTTGGGCGGATGGCAGCGATCCAAACCAAACAAGTGTTAGCCCAAAAACTGCGCGACCAGCAACGGAAACTGATTCAAGAAGAATTCCAAGATCTCGAAGGTGAAGTCTTACAAGCGCGAGTCTTGCGTTTCGAGCGGCAGTCAGTCATTCTTGCGGTCACTAGCGGATACGGTCAACCGGAAGTGGAAGCCGAACTGCCAAAACGAGAACAACTTCCGAATGACAACTACCGAGCCAATGCCACCTTCAAGGTATTCCTGAAGAAAGTGGGATCGGGTTCCCATCGCGGGCCGCAACTGATTGTCTCCCGTGCCGATGCCGGTCTCGTGGTTTACTTATTTGAAAACGAAGTTCCGGAAATCGAAGATGAAGTAGTGCGCATCGTCGCCGTTGCCCGAGAAGCCAATCCACCCTCTCGGTACGTCGGCCCGCGCACCAAAATCGCCGTCGATACCCTGGAGCGGGATGTAGACCCGGTGGGAGCCTGTATTGGGGCACGAGGCTCGCGGATTCAAGTCGTCGTCAACGAGTTGCGCGGCGAGAAAATCGACGTGATTCGTTGGTCTCCCGACCCCGCCACCTACATTGCCAATGCCCTCAGCCCGGCGCGAGTGGATGCCGTTTATCTGATCGACCCAGAAGTGCGTCAAGCCCACGTGTTGGTTTCCGAAGACCAACTGAGTCTAGCCATTGGTAAAGAAGGGCAAAACGTGCGCCTGGCAGCTCGGCTCACGGGTTGGAAAATCGATATCAAAGATGGGGCATTGTATGATGCCGATGCAGAACAGGAGAAAATGGCCGCCATTATGGAAGCTCGACACGAAGCCGAAGCCGAGGCCCAAAGCGAGTTAGAAGCAGAAACTAGCGACCTGGAAGAACCCGAAGACGTTGTTGCACCAACCGCAGCTACGGACGATTTCCCACTAGCAGAGCCGGATGAAACTCTCTCAGACAGTGGGGTTCCCAACTTAGTAGAATCAGAAGAAGAAGAAGCGATCGCATCGGAGTTCGTATCGACTAAGGAGGATGAAAATAACGAGGAATGA
- the rimP gene encoding ribosome maturation factor RimP yields MVHPVIEKVIELATPVAENLGLELVGATFQTNHNPPILRVDIRNPKQDTGLDECEQMSHHLETALEESQLIPQAYVLEISSPGISKRLQSDRDFIAFKGFPVLAATDPPYKGQTQWEGTLSHRDETTVYLNQKGRNIAIPRDAIAWVEFR; encoded by the coding sequence ATGGTTCATCCTGTAATTGAGAAAGTAATTGAGTTAGCGACCCCAGTGGCTGAAAACCTGGGGTTAGAACTGGTCGGTGCTACCTTTCAAACCAATCACAATCCGCCCATCTTGCGGGTTGACATTCGCAACCCCAAACAAGATACGGGGTTAGATGAATGCGAACAAATGAGCCATCACCTGGAAACTGCCCTAGAGGAAAGTCAACTGATTCCCCAAGCTTACGTACTGGAAATTTCCAGTCCGGGCATCTCCAAACGATTGCAGAGCGATCGCGATTTTATTGCCTTCAAAGGATTTCCTGTGCTTGCGGCCACCGACCCGCCCTATAAAGGACAGACCCAATGGGAAGGAACCCTATCCCATCGGGATGAAACCACGGTGTATCTTAACCAAAAAGGGCGTAATATTGCCATTCCTCGGGATGCGATCGCCTGGGTAGAATTTCGCTAA
- a CDS encoding NACHT domain-containing protein produces the protein MTIGHFSKIMTFGDRPSIRIRQKLLAKIRHEVRGHLSQSLYHRVLSSLSREPNPLQVRRPGDIQVKISGSATSRLDATTSPFNLFDRTGGVWVVLGNVGSGKTSTLLELAYEAIARAETYTNQPIPLLFDLARWQRKTFLEWLVEQCSRHYQLSRSSARKWIREGKILPILDNLDSLSSDRQNQTLQAIKELQATLKSPLNLILSARIDSYKRCPTRLKLQGAIWLKPLNPIQIEDYLIRARSRELWNNLREDLALMALARTPLFLNLMTLADEEILIHAWQRIADSEQRYRYLLNAYLRRMLAQDIPADERRWYGKKNEPRPEETKHWLIALAKWMQTQNITRFTVAQLNSFYLQTPEQKRHYQVVVGMVTGILLGILCGGMAALIAVSMEGLSFGTIAGLVLAVMLLVAIALKMSLGAIKNAMLHHVLRRYNLTPWDLQRFLNYAASKGFLQRFGDRNTKHDCFQFPHELIQEHFAQIEELKF, from the coding sequence TTGACTATAGGACATTTTAGCAAAATCATGACGTTTGGCGATCGCCCCTCTATTCGGATTCGACAGAAGCTACTGGCCAAGATACGCCATGAGGTACGCGGGCATTTAAGCCAATCGTTATATCATCGCGTCCTCAGTTCTCTGAGTCGAGAACCCAATCCCTTGCAAGTACGACGTCCGGGGGATATTCAGGTGAAAATTAGCGGCTCGGCCACCTCCCGGTTGGATGCAACCACCAGTCCGTTCAATTTATTCGATCGCACGGGGGGAGTATGGGTGGTGTTGGGCAATGTGGGCAGCGGGAAAACCAGTACCCTACTCGAATTAGCCTATGAGGCGATCGCCCGTGCTGAAACCTATACCAATCAACCCATTCCCCTGCTTTTCGATCTCGCTCGATGGCAGCGCAAAACCTTTTTAGAATGGTTGGTCGAGCAGTGTTCGCGCCATTATCAACTGAGTCGCTCATCTGCCCGAAAGTGGATTCGCGAGGGGAAGATTCTCCCAATTTTAGATAATTTGGACTCATTGTCTTCCGATCGACAAAACCAAACTCTGCAAGCGATTAAAGAATTGCAAGCTACTCTAAAAAGTCCTCTTAATTTAATTCTGAGTGCCCGAATTGATTCGTACAAGCGCTGTCCGACTCGGCTCAAGCTGCAAGGAGCGATTTGGTTAAAACCTCTGAATCCCATACAAATTGAAGATTATTTAATTCGAGCGAGAAGTCGGGAGTTATGGAATAATCTCCGCGAAGATTTGGCTCTGATGGCATTAGCCCGAACGCCTTTATTTTTGAATTTAATGACTCTGGCCGACGAAGAAATTTTAATCCATGCCTGGCAGCGTATTGCAGATTCGGAACAACGCTATCGCTATTTGTTAAATGCTTATTTGCGAAGGATGTTAGCTCAAGATATTCCGGCTGACGAACGACGCTGGTATGGCAAAAAGAATGAGCCGAGACCGGAAGAGACGAAGCATTGGTTAATTGCCCTGGCAAAATGGATGCAAACGCAAAATATTACTCGATTTACGGTGGCTCAGCTCAATTCGTTTTACCTGCAAACTCCAGAGCAGAAACGCCACTATCAGGTTGTAGTTGGGATGGTTACCGGGATTTTATTGGGCATATTGTGTGGCGGAATGGCAGCGTTGATTGCGGTATCGATGGAAGGATTGTCATTCGGGACGATCGCCGGCCTGGTTTTAGCTGTTATGCTCCTAGTGGCGATCGCGCTCAAGATGAGTCTGGGAGCGATTAAGAATGCCATGTTACATCACGTTCTTCGTCGTTACAATCTCACTCCCTGGGATTTGCAGCGGTTCCTGAATTATGCGGCAAGTAAGGGGTTTTTACAGCGATTTGGCGATCGCAATACCAAGCACGATTGCTTTCAGTTTCCTCACGAATTAATTCAAGAGCATTTTGCCCAGATTGAGGAGTTGAAGTTTTGA
- a CDS encoding DUF29 domain-containing protein, producing the protein METLTDRNLLSNLYDRDYCQWLQTTSQLLRDRQLDRIDLEHLAEELEDMGKREKRAIESNLEVLLMHLLKYRYQSQKQTNSWCYTIYEHRKQLKKAFKDSPSLRGYCDRIFESCYTEARTMAALETGMDIDDFPELCPFSITETLDSEYWPESDLG; encoded by the coding sequence ATGGAAACACTTACCGATCGCAATCTCCTCTCCAACCTCTACGATCGCGATTATTGCCAGTGGTTGCAAACGACATCCCAATTATTGCGCGATCGCCAACTCGATCGTATCGATCTAGAGCATTTGGCTGAAGAACTCGAAGATATGGGCAAACGCGAGAAACGGGCGATCGAAAGTAACCTGGAAGTATTATTAATGCACTTACTCAAGTATCGATATCAATCTCAGAAACAAACCAATAGCTGGTGCTACACCATTTACGAACATCGCAAACAACTGAAGAAAGCATTCAAAGATAGCCCCAGTTTGCGCGGGTATTGCGATCGCATTTTTGAATCGTGCTATACAGAAGCGCGAACTATGGCAGCTCTAGAAACCGGAATGGACATCGATGACTTTCCAGAACTCTGCCCCTTTTCCATAACTGAAACTCTAGATAGTGAATATTGGCCTGAAAGCGACCTAGGGTAG